A genomic stretch from Malus domestica chromosome 15, GDT2T_hap1 includes:
- the LOC139191808 gene encoding uncharacterized protein encodes MKQPVTSKDIQSLTSKVAALTRFISMATYRCAHFFTALKASKKYITWTDKCAEAFKNLKDYMSKPSLLSKPEVSDTFIIYLSISASAVSFVPIRKNGNVERLVYYASKALQDAETRYSNIEKYMKESAEIMLDLDP; translated from the coding sequence ATGAAacaaccggtaacttcaaaagacatccagagccttactagcaaggtggcagccttaactaggttcatctctatgGCCACATatagatgtgctcatttcttcacaGCACTTAAAgcaagtaagaagtacattacatggactgataaatgtgccgaggcattcaagaacctcaaagactacatgagcaAACCctctctgctctccaaacctgaggttagtgacactttcattatctatctgtcgatatcggcttcagcagtaagtttcgTTCCCATTCGAAAgaatggtaatgtcgaacgacttgtctactacgctagcaaggctttacaagatgcggagacacgatactcaaACATtgagaaatacatgaaggagtctgcggagatcatgctggatctcgatccctag